The window CGGAAACCGGTCCCAGATGTCGGCTACCACCGCCCCGATGCGGGGGTGTGTCCGGGCGGCTCGCCGGGCGGCGAACTTGGAGTTGTCGAGCGCGATCCCGGACCGGTCGGGCAGCCGGTCCAGCACCGCTTGCAGGTAGCTCCCGGGGCCCGATCCCAGATCGAGCACCGGCCCATCGCCCACTTCCGATCCCGATTCGAAGGCCAGGTCGGAAACCGCCTCGACCAGCGGGGCGAAAAGTCCGTCCGCGAAGACCCGTTCCCGGGCGGCGATCATCTCCGCACTGTCGGCAGTGTGGGTGCCGGCGTCCCGTCCCAGCAAGCTGACGTATCCCTGGCGGGCGACATTGCTTGTGTGGCCGGAGCTGCAGATGAGTGAGGCACCGCTCACCCGGAGATGCCCACCGCAGTGGGGGCAGGCCAGCCAGGGAAGGACGTCCTCGAGCACGCCGCCACAGTACCCGGTACGGTCGATCGGCCGATCCCCGCGTTCCCCGGCAGCGGGGCCGAACACCCGCTGGTCCGGGGGCAGCGGACCTCACCCTGGTCGGGGCTGGTGAGCTCGGGGCGGGTCGCATTACTTCACTTTGTATAGTAATGCGGTGATCACCTTCCGGCGACTGCTTGGCTACGTGCGGACCTACCGAAGGGAGCTCTGGGGCTCCCTGATCTTTGCCTGGGCGGCAATGGGCATGACCGTGCTGATCCCGTGGCTGATCGGGATGGCAGTCAGCGCGATCGAGGACGGTGATCTCGATCGCCTGTGGCAGGTTGTGGGGCTGATTCTCGGGGCGGCAGTCCTGCGGCTGGTCCTCACCGTAGTCCGGCGGATCATCGCCGGCCGGGTCTCGCTCGCGGTCGAGTTCGATCTTCGCCAGCAGATCTACTCACACCTGCAGCAGCTCGAACTGGGCTTCTTCGATCAGCAGCAGACCGGTCAACTGATGTCACGGGCCACGGTTGACCTGCAGGCGATCCGCTTCTTCCTTGGCTACGGGCTGATCTTCTTCTCCCAGAGCCTGCTGACGATCGCACTCGCTGCGGGCGTGATGTTCTGGATCAACCCGTGGCTGGCCCTGGTTGGACTCGCCCCCACCCCGCTGGTGGTGCTGACCGCGTTCCGGTTCACCCGCCAGTCGCGACCGGCGATGCAGGAGGTTCAGCAGCGGGTGGCCGAGCTCACCGCCCAGGCCGAGGAGACGGTCACCGGGATCCGGGTGGTCAAGGCCTTCGCCCGCGAGGATCACCAGTACCGCAAGTTCCAGGGAGCGGTTGACCGGTTGTTCGAGAAGAGCCTGCTCTCGACCCGGATCCAGGCATTCTTCCAGCCGCTGATCGGTGCCCTGCCTCAGATCGGGACGGCCCTGGTGCTGCTGGTCGGCGGAAGAGCGGTGATCGCCGACCAGATCGGCCTCGGCGAGTTCACCGCGTTCTACACCTACATGCTGATGCTCTCCTCCCCGCTTCGTTCCTTCGGCATGGCTCTGGGCATGGGACAGCGGGCGATCGCCGCGGGAAACCGGTTGTTCGAGGTTCTCGACCGGGACCCCGGAATCACCGCCCCACCCGGGGCGCCACCGCTGCCCGACGGCGGCGGACGGATCCAGTTCGAAGGGGTCGACCTGAACTACGGCTCCGGCGCCGGAGATGCGCTCAGCGGGATCTCGCTCGATCTCGCCGCCGGCAGCCGGATCGGACTGGTCGGCGGTTCCGGATCGGGCAAGACCAGTCTGGTCGCGCTGATCGCCCGTCTGTACGACCCGACCGGCGGAAGAGTCATGATCGACGGGGCCGACCTCCGGTCGGTCGAGACCGGCTCGATCCGGACCGGTATCGCCTACGTGTCCGATGACAGTTTCCTTTTCAGCGATTCGATCCGGGCCAACATCGCCTACGCCCGACCCGACGCCGGCGACGAGGAGATCGAGCGGGCCGCCCGCCTGGCCCAGGCCGACCGGTTCATCGAGGACCTCTCCGAGGGCTACGAAACGGTTGTCGGCGAGCGCGGACTGACCCTCTCCGGCGGCCAGCGCCAGCGGATCGCCATCGCCCGGGCGATTCTCGCCGATCCCCGCATCCTGATCCTCGACGATGCCACCTCGTCGCTCGATGCGGCGACCGAAAGGGCGGTACGCGACGGCCTCGACGAGGTGATACGAGACCGCACCACGATCGTGATCGGCCACCGGACCTCCACCCTCTCTCTGGCCGACGAGATCCTGGTGATGGAAGCCGGTCGCATCGTCGAGCGCGGAAGTCACACGGAACTGGCCACCCGGTCGCAGGCCTACCGCTCGCTGATCGCCTCCGACGAGGATCAGGAACTCCGCTTCGTCCGGGAACCGGAAGGAGCCGTCGGATGAGTCCGGGCGGAAGGGACCGGCGGCGCAAGCTGACCTGGGTTCTTGGCCTGCTGCGGCCGTACCGTGCCCGGCTGGTCTGGATGTTCCTGGCGGTGCTGGCCTCCACCGGTTCTGCTCTACTGCCGCCCTGGCTGGCCGGCCGGGCGATCGACGTCGGCATCGTTCCCGGCGACACGACCGCCCTCGGCCTGACCGTTCTCGCCTTCGCGCTTGCGATCACGGTCAACGCCGCGACCTCCTGGCTGCAGACCTGGCTGGTCGGGTGGGTCGGGATCCGGGTGCTGCAGGACCTGCGAGAACAGGTTTTTCAACACGTTCAGCGGATGTCCGTCGGGTTCTTCAGTCGGACCCATCCCGGCACCGTGATCTCACGGATGACCAACGACATCGAGGCGCTGAACCAACTGATCAGTGACGGCATAGTCACCCTGTTCGGGAACCTGCTCACCCTGGTCGGGGTGGTCGCGATCATGGTTGCCCTCGACTGGCGTCTCGCCCTGATCACCTTCACCGTCCTTCCGCTGCTGGCCTTGACCAGCATGGTCTTCCGCCACTACTCGACCGGTGCCTTCCGGCGAACCCGGGAACGGATCGCCCAGGTGACCGCCTACCTGCAGGAGACCCTGAGCGGCGTCCGTGCGGTCCGTTCCTTCGGCCAGGAGGAACGGCATCTGGTCCGGATGACCGAGCTCAATCAGCTCAACCGCGAAGCCAACATGGCGACCGTGTACCTGAACGCCAGCTACTTCCCGGCGACCGAGCTTCTGACCGCGGTCGGGACCGCGACGATCCTGATCTTCGGTGGCTGGCAGGCGATCGAGGGCAACATCATGATCGGGGTGGTCGTTTCCTTCATCGGGTACCTCAACCTGTTCTTTGACCCGGTTCAGCAGCTGGCCCAGCTCTACGCCACCTACCAGCAGGGAATGGCCGCGCTGGACAAGATCTTCGAGCTGCTCGACACCGAAGCCGAGATCGTCGATCTGCCCGAAGCGGTCACCCCGGAGGACATCGAGGGACGGGTCGGGTTCGACCGGGTCTCCTTCAGCTACGCCAGGGAGGCCGGGCGACCCGACGGTCCCTGGGCGGTCGAGGAGATCGACCTCGAGATCTCCCCCGGAGAGACCGTCGCGTTGGTCGGCGCGACCGGCGCCGGCAAGTCCACCCTGGCGAAACTGGTCACCCGTTTCCACGACCCGCAGCGCGGGGTGGTCCGGATCGACGGCCGGCCGCTGCCGGAATGGAATCAGCGAGGAGTGCGGCGTCTGATGGGAATCGTGCCCCAGGAAGGCTTCCTGTTCTCGGGCACGATCGCCGAGAACATCGCCTTCGGTCGGCCCGACGCGGACCGCGGTGAGATTGAGGCGGCGGCAGCCACGGTCGGGGTGGATCAGTTCGTCGCCAATCTGCCCGATGGCCTCGACACCGAGGTCGGGGAACGCGGAATCCAGCTTTCATCCGGCCAGAGGCAGCTGGTCGCCTTTGCCCGGGTGGTCCTGGCCCGACCGCGCCTGCTGGTCCTCGATGAGGCCACCTCGGCCGTCGATACCCGTACCGAACGAATCATCGAGCGGGCCCTGGCCACCGCCCTGAGCGGACGCACCGCAATCGTTATCGCTCATCGCCTGTCGACGATTCAGCGGGCCGACCGGATCGTGGTTCTCGATCACGGACGGATCGTCGAGAGCGGCCCCCACGATGAACTGATCCGGTCAGGCGGAGCGTACGCCCGACTCCACGGGTCCTGGGTCGGTGCGACCGAAGACCGCGGCTCAGCCGGGTCCGATGCCGCCGGTGCCGGAACCGCCGGATGAGCCGCCGGAACCGCCCGCGGGCGGGGCGGCGCCACCGGTGTCCGGCGCGTCGGGGGTAACCCCGCCGGTGTCCGGCGCCGGGGCGGGAGCCGGAGCGGGAGTCGTCTCCGGAGCCGGCGCTTCGTAGGTCGATCCGGCATCCGGCGTTTCCGAAGGAACCGTTCCGGTGTCGCTGCCGGTGCTCACCGGCGCCGAGGGACCGTCGGCGCAGTCGGTGAAGCCGTATGCGCCGGCAGCCTCCTGGAAGGTCGCCGGGTCGGTGCTGCCGCTGGCCGGATCGGCGAGATCGTTGAGGGCGGCGATCACCTCCTCCGGGGCCGGACCGTCATCGGGGGTACCCAGTTTCTCGAGGCGTTCAGCCAGACTGCGGTAGAACCCGGCGACCTGTTCGGCCTTGTCGCTCTCCGCGGTGGTGGTGCTTGCCTGGAGCGCCCCGATCGCCGCGTTGACCTCAGCGCAGATCGCATCGCCCTCACTGATCAGATCTGCCTTGCTCAGGCTCACCGGTTCGGTTGTCGGAGCCGGAGCCGGTGCCGGCTCCGAATCGCTGCCACCGCAACCGGAAAACCCGACCATCGCCAGGGCGACCAGAAGCACAGCCGGAGAGAGACTTTTCAGGGTAGGCACGCAAATCAAGGTAACAGAGCCCCCGGCGGGATCAGGAGACGACCCGAAGGTGCCTCAGGTATTCTTCGACCCTGCCCACTGCGGGGTAGAATAATGGTAATTCGTGCGGTTCTGGTCCGTGAAATCGGGGTTCGAGTCCCTGCCCCGCAGCCTTGACAACCGGGTCGATCGGGTCTCATGATCGAAACCGGAAGCCTCGGTCAGGCTCCGAAAACCCTTCGCAGTTCCTCTTCGCGTTCGGGATCCAGCACCGCGAGGACGTCGTCGTCGACCTGAAGTTTCGAGTCGGCGTTCGGGACGAAGCCGTGCCCCGACCGGATGATCGAGATCAGCAGCGTGTGATCCGGAATCTCGATCTCGGCGATCGTCCGTCCGGCGACCGGTGAGTTCTCCCCCACCCGCATCTCGACGATCTCGATCTCCTCGGCTTCAAGATCCAGCAGCCGGACCAGGCTGCGTTGGGGAACCTCGTGTTCGAGCAGGCGCAGGATCGCGTCGGTGGCCGAGACCACCGGCTTGATTCCGAGCAGATCGAAGTGCTGGCGATTGTTCGGGTTGTTGGCCCGGGCGATGATCCGCCCGACC is drawn from Solirubrobacterales bacterium and contains these coding sequences:
- a CDS encoding ABC transporter ATP-binding protein/permease produces the protein MITFRRLLGYVRTYRRELWGSLIFAWAAMGMTVLIPWLIGMAVSAIEDGDLDRLWQVVGLILGAAVLRLVLTVVRRIIAGRVSLAVEFDLRQQIYSHLQQLELGFFDQQQTGQLMSRATVDLQAIRFFLGYGLIFFSQSLLTIALAAGVMFWINPWLALVGLAPTPLVVLTAFRFTRQSRPAMQEVQQRVAELTAQAEETVTGIRVVKAFAREDHQYRKFQGAVDRLFEKSLLSTRIQAFFQPLIGALPQIGTALVLLVGGRAVIADQIGLGEFTAFYTYMLMLSSPLRSFGMALGMGQRAIAAGNRLFEVLDRDPGITAPPGAPPLPDGGGRIQFEGVDLNYGSGAGDALSGISLDLAAGSRIGLVGGSGSGKTSLVALIARLYDPTGGRVMIDGADLRSVETGSIRTGIAYVSDDSFLFSDSIRANIAYARPDAGDEEIERAARLAQADRFIEDLSEGYETVVGERGLTLSGGQRQRIAIARAILADPRILILDDATSSLDAATERAVRDGLDEVIRDRTTIVIGHRTSTLSLADEILVMEAGRIVERGSHTELATRSQAYRSLIASDEDQELRFVREPEGAVG
- a CDS encoding ABC transporter ATP-binding protein/permease; this translates as MSPGGRDRRRKLTWVLGLLRPYRARLVWMFLAVLASTGSALLPPWLAGRAIDVGIVPGDTTALGLTVLAFALAITVNAATSWLQTWLVGWVGIRVLQDLREQVFQHVQRMSVGFFSRTHPGTVISRMTNDIEALNQLISDGIVTLFGNLLTLVGVVAIMVALDWRLALITFTVLPLLALTSMVFRHYSTGAFRRTRERIAQVTAYLQETLSGVRAVRSFGQEERHLVRMTELNQLNREANMATVYLNASYFPATELLTAVGTATILIFGGWQAIEGNIMIGVVVSFIGYLNLFFDPVQQLAQLYATYQQGMAALDKIFELLDTEAEIVDLPEAVTPEDIEGRVGFDRVSFSYAREAGRPDGPWAVEEIDLEISPGETVALVGATGAGKSTLAKLVTRFHDPQRGVVRIDGRPLPEWNQRGVRRLMGIVPQEGFLFSGTIAENIAFGRPDADRGEIEAAAATVGVDQFVANLPDGLDTEVGERGIQLSSGQRQLVAFARVVLARPRLLVLDEATSAVDTRTERIIERALATALSGRTAIVIAHRLSTIQRADRIVVLDHGRIVESGPHDELIRSGGAYARLHGSWVGATEDRGSAGSDAAGAGTAG
- a CDS encoding TrkA family potassium uptake protein; amino-acid sequence: MYVVVIGAGKVGFNLTRELVGQGHEVTLIESNRHRYLGVEQLLEHRVLYGDGSELWVLERAGIERADLVIAVTGDDEDNILICQVARDKYGVGRIIARANNPNNRQHFDLLGIKPVVSATDAILRLLEHEVPQRSLVRLLDLEAEEIEIVEMRVGENSPVAGRTIAEIEIPDHTLLISIIRSGHGFVPNADSKLQVDDDVLAVLDPEREEELRRVFGA